The window ACGCGCGCATGCCCTTGGCACAAGCCTTGGCAAAGGGAACGGTATCGCTACTGCCCGCACAAGCCCGCTTGGTTAGCGATGACCCCGCCAAAGCCCTAGACCGCCGCGCCCGCACCGATATTGTTGCCGAGCTGCACCGCGCACTTGGCACACCCACGCAGAATATGTATCTGGTCAGTCCCTATTTTGTCCCCACCGCCAAAGGCACACAATTATTAAGCGATTTTGCCCGACAAGGCGTAGGCATTACCGTGTTTACCAATTCACTACGCGCGACTGATGTAGCGGCGGTACATTCAGGCTATGCCCGCTACCGAGAACCGCTGTTACAAGCAGGTGTCAAACTATATGAATTCAAACCCAATCCCACGCCTGTTGTGCCTGTGTCCCCGCCAAGCAAAAGCAAAAAACGCCCCCTGCGCGACCGCGGCTTAACAGGCAGCTCTGCCACCAGCCTGCACGCCAAAACTTTTATTATTGATAAAAAAAGAGTATTTGTCGGTTCATTAAATTTAGACCCGCGCTCGGCAAAACTCAATACCGAAATGGGTTTAGTGATTCACAACCGCCAACTCGCGCAAACCATGTACCGCCGCTTACACGATGAAACCGAACAAACCGCCTACCGTGTCGCGCTTAACCGCCAAGGGCATTTGGTTTGGCACGACCCGCAAAACGGCAACACCCACACCCAAGAGCCTGAAGCCAGTTTTTGGCGACGGTGGCTGGTGCGGGTACTCTCGGTACTGCCAATTGAACGGCTGTTATAGTGAGTGAACGAATATGCCAAAATTCAAAAACAAAATAAAAAAACCGCACCCAAATTGAATAAACAATTAGCAGCGGCACAAAGGATATATATAAAAATTGCAAAGGCTAAATAATTATGCGTAAAATTTTGTTATTAAATATAATACTCACCATACCATCATTGGTTTACTTTTCAATTCTTTTTATTAATCGGGGTATAACCGCAGATGTTACCATATTGTCCTACATATATACAGTTGTATCAACATTAGGATATATAAATGTTTTATTATTTTTACTGATTGTGATACTCGCTATTCACACATATATTACCAACAAAAGCACTCCAATAACTATTAAGAACTCGGTATTATTATCAATAATACTATATTTTAATTTATTCTCCATAAAAAGCTACGATTGTATCTGTATTTATGATTGCGTAATGTGGCGCTATCTCTATGGTCTCTATAGTTAGGTAGGTTGGGTTAGGCAAAGCCGTAACCCAACTTTTTCCAATAAAATAAAAATGTTGGGTTTACGCTACGCTTCAACCCAACCTACCGCTACTAAAAACAAAACCATCAACAAATAATCTAAAGATGATTGATTTACTAATTCAAGAAGCGAAGAGGAATTTATCTAAATGATTACTCCGATTTATGACGTATCTCTACCTAGTAATGTAAAATCTTTATTACATAGTTTAATAGGTAGAAAATTAATAAAAATGTTACGCTGTAACAATGATTCTATTGAATATTTAATTAAAACTTTTGAGCTTGAACCCAGAGATTTTTTCTCATTATGTTTAGGTCCTATTTTACTTTATTTTGAAGACGGCTTAATATTCGGTGGTAGCAGCGACCCGAGTAGGAATAGCGTTTTAGTATGGGTGGAAAAAAATGAAATTGGTCAAACAACTCAATGGCTACAGGAAGAAGATAAAAATTTAATCCCTTTTGATGCTAAGGATTTTACTCATTGGAGTGTATTTTTAAATCAAAAAATTAAAAGTGTTTCAATTCTTAAAGAAATAGAAAAAGAAAATTTGAAGAAAATGGAGTTACCTAATGAAAGAGGGGTACTATTAAATTTTGAAAATGGTTTATCTTTAATTATTTCTCATGGATTAAATGATAATTCCGATAGTACGACAATCATTTCTTTGGAAGAAATTAATTCATGTTTTAAAGGTAAGTTAAATTACATAGATATTCTATAACAAGCAAGCGTAGGTTGGGTTAGGCAAAGCCGTAACCCAACTTATATTCCAATAAAAATGTTGGGTTTACGCTACGCTTCAACCCAACCTACTTTTGCTCTTGCTAATTTTTATTTATCAGGGACTAACTATGTGGTTATCAAAGAGATTGGAAGATTTTTTTGAAAAAAATGGAGCTGGAGATTTATATTATATCATTTCAGCGGCAATCAATTCAAATGATGAAAGATATAAGAAAAACTATATAGAGATATTAAGTTTAGCTTCGGAGGGGTATGGCATATTTTCGTCCGAAGGAACTAGCTATTCACTAAATAATGATTGGGATTATCCAGACCAATTTAATGAAGTTTACTGTTTTATTGGTTATGTTGAAACATCTAGTTTATCGTTTGATAAATATATAGAATTTATTTCATATATGTCTGACGTTTATATGGATCATCATAAAAATGATGTGGATCAAATTCTTTACCTAATTAGCAAGATTAGGGAACGATTTAAACCCTTTTGCTCTTATTGATTTGGAATTAGTTACATTTACAATGATGGTAATTCAATACAAACCAATTTTAATCATGCAGAAAAGAAATTGATGAGCTTTATTATTATTCAGCAAAATTAAAGCAAGCGTAGGTTGGATTAGGCAAAGCCGTAACCCAACTTATATTCCAATAAAAATGTTGGGTTTACGCTACGCTTCAACCCAACCTACTCTTTCTCAAATAGATGATGCTTTAGGAAGAGTAATTGATTTAAACAGAAAAAGGGGAATTAAATAATGTTGCTTAAACCAGAAGGAAATATTTTAACTTTCTTAAACTGTATTGGTTTACAAGAATGCGATAATGCGATTTCAAGGCTTATTTCTATCATTGATACACCATTTATCAGGGAAGAAGTATGCTATCTTGAACCAGAAGTTATCTATTCTTTTTATTTAGGGGGATGTCAATTTTCCTTTAACCAAAATGGAATTTTAGAGGCAATATTTATTTATATAAAACCAAAAAATTTATTTCATAGCTTCCAACTTAAAAACAATTTCATAAATGGAATAAGTCCAAACTCTTCAAAAGAAGATATTATTTATGCAATGAACCCATTGTTTGGTAGTCCTGAACGTATTTGCACAACAAATAATGTTGGGTTGGGATATGATGAATATCATTATATTAGATATAAGATTGATAATAAATTTATTCATTTTGAATTTTTAGAGGACTTTAAACTGAACTTAATTACCTTATTTATTGAATAACATTAGTTAGGTAGGTTGGGTTAGGCAAAGCCATAACCCAACTTTTTCCAATAAAATAAAAATGTTGGGTTTACGCTACGCTTCAACCCAACCTACCTCTACTGTTATAGTGAACGGGTATGTTAAAATCCCAAAACAAGTAGCAGTAAGGAATTTATATGTTTAAATATAAAGCCAAATTAGTTAAACTAGATGAAGAGATAGAAGAATTAGGATTTTTTATAATCAATGGAATTGAATTGTTGTGTTTTATTTCCAGTGTAACATTTCAATTAGAATTGAATAAAGAATATTTAGTTGAACTAACTTATCAAATATTGGACGAGTATCATATAAATAACACACCAGAACAATATACAATAGGTTTTAAAAATATAAACAATAATTTTAATTACCATTTATATGGTTCATTTAAAGAAAATATTTTATCTGTTAATTCAATAAAATTTACAGATGAATTTTTGGTAAATCATTTTCCATATTTAGAGAATAAAAATATCGTATTATTTATAGACAGGCTGGAGATATCTATTGAACAAGTATTAAATGAGCAAGAGTAGGTTGGATTAGGCAAAGCCATAACCCAACCCATATCAATTTGATTAAGATGCCTGTTTATCCAATAATTGCACCATCATCACTTCATATATGGCAGATAGCTTGTCAATATCATTAACGGGAATATTCTCATCAATCTGATGAATGCTTTCGTTGCAAAAACCCAATTCAATCAATTCATCGGCAACGGCTTTGATAAAGCGTCCGTCTGAGGTACCGCCTGATGTGGACAGTTTGGCTTCTACGCCGCAAACTTGGCGCACGGCAGCTTGGGCAACATCAGTCAATACGCCCGCTTCGGTTAAAAACGGTTCGCCCGACAAAGTCCATTGTAAATCATACTGAAAGCCGTATTTATCCAAAACGGCGTGAACACGCTGTTTCAGGCTGTCGGCGGTGCTTTCGGTGCTGAAACGGAAATTAAATTTGATTTCCACTGTGGCAGGAATGACGTTGGTTGCGCCCGTGCCGCCGTGGATATTGGAAATTTGAAAGCCTGTAGGCGGAAAATAGTCGTTGCCCTTATCCCATTGAATAGACGTTAATTCTGCCAAAGCAGGCGCAACGGTGTGAATGGGGTTTTCGGCAAGGTGGGGATAGGCGATATGCCCTTGTTTGCCATGTACGGTCAGCGTACCCGACAGCGAGCCGCGCCGTCCGTTTTTCAGGGTGTCGCCCAATTCGCGCTCAGCGGTGGGTTCGCCGACAATGCAGTAATCAATGCGCTCGCCACGTTGTTTGAGTACGTCCACAACTTTGGTCGTACCGT is drawn from Conchiformibius steedae and contains these coding sequences:
- a CDS encoding phospholipase D family protein, which codes for MLLALLLLNACRSLPDLSLREPSVHIPVRSAPQLESLLRLPKRAPAPPNAYLYILDHPHDAFTARAALIQHARIALDVQYYIWRNDISGNLLLQYLYQAAERGVRVRLLLDDNNTHGNDAVLAALDAHPNIQVRLFNPFLYRKWRFIGYLSDFPRLNRRMHNKSLTADNRAAVIGGRNIGDEYFHGSDEQAFADLDVLAAGELVGQVSTDFDRYWQSDSAYPLHLIVRTAPAADFPPATPTAAQQRYLAQNARMPLAQALAKGTVSLLPAQARLVSDDPAKALDRRARTDIVAELHRALGTPTQNMYLVSPYFVPTAKGTQLLSDFARQGVGITVFTNSLRATDVAAVHSGYARYREPLLQAGVKLYEFKPNPTPVVPVSPPSKSKKRPLRDRGLTGSSATSLHAKTFIIDKKRVFVGSLNLDPRSAKLNTEMGLVIHNRQLAQTMYRRLHDETEQTAYRVALNRQGHLVWHDPQNGNTHTQEPEASFWRRWLVRVLSVLPIERLL
- the dapE gene encoding succinyl-diaminopimelate desuccinylase, with the protein product MTATFDLATQLLARPSLTPDDAGCQTLLAERLQAIGFQVEPLNFGDTRNFWARRGTAAPVLCFAGHTDVVPAGDESRWTSPPFTPTERNGRLYARGAADMKTAIACFVTACERFTAAQPDFQGSLALLITSDEEGDALDGTTKVVDVLKQRGERIDYCIVGEPTAERELGDTLKNGRRGSLSGTLTVHGKQGHIAYPHLAENPIHTVAPALAELTSIQWDKGNDYFPPTGFQISNIHGGTGATNVIPATVEIKFNFRFSTESTADSLKQRVHAVLDKYGFQYDLQWTLSGEPFLTEAGVLTDVAQAAVRQVCGVEAKLSTSGGTSDGRFIKAVADELIELGFCNESIHQIDENIPVNDIDKLSAIYEVMMVQLLDKQAS